One Salvia splendens isolate huo1 chromosome 22, SspV2, whole genome shotgun sequence DNA segment encodes these proteins:
- the LOC121787088 gene encoding protein ROOT PRIMORDIUM DEFECTIVE 1-like — protein MRFLNKIAHAYHSLFPGGPFTASIQIRFKKPANTAQTRLETRTLDSKLDRLASHHSRLLLVLGLYDVVAAKKRGPYVSVNLLSRWALHAGVETLTAGEILRKYPHVFKVFTHPVRRNACCTFTSKFVELLKLEYEILITMEDENVIKIRKILAMSENGRVHIHAIRLMRRELGLPENFRDSIIRKRSDLFRLVDLEVVELIEGTVSFIAEVEKWREREYREKWLSEFETKYAFPISFPTGFKIVAGFKEKLKNWQRLSYLKPYERMESISVRVRTCGGVERYEKRAVGIIHELLTLTEEKMMDMERLAHFRKDLGIVVNVRELLLKHPGIFYLATKGKSQIVFLREAYKGDCLVEANAVYDVRRRMLELMLLGCRNTTKLKDEDEDREAEWRGDDEVVHQNQNGRTPAKDGDFVIPILQNYFK, from the coding sequence ATGAGATTCCTAAACAAAATCGCCCACGCATATCACTCTTTATTCCCAGGTGGGCCGTTTACCGCCTCGATACAAATCCGTTTCAAGAAGCCCGCAAACACTGCCCAGACTCGTCTTGAAACCCGAACCCTCGACTCAAAGCTCGACCGCCTCGCCTCCCACCACAGCCgtctcctcctcgtcctcggtCTCTACGACGTAGTCGCTGCCAAGAAACGCGGCCCCTACGTCTCTGTCAACCTCCTCTCCCGCTGGGCATTGCATGCTGGGGTCGAAACCCTCACTGCCGGCGAGATCCTCCGCAAATACCCTCACGTTTTCAAGGTGTTCACGCACCCAGTGAGGAGGAACGCGTGCTGCACATTCACTTCAAAATTCGTCGAATTGTTGAAGCTGGAATATGAGATCTTGATCACCATGGAGGATGAGAATGTGATTAAGATCAGAAAGATCTTAGCCATGTCTGAAAATGGGAGAGTTCACATACACGCGATCAGATTGATGAGACGGGAATTGGGGTTACCTGAAAATTTTAGGGATTCGATAATCAGAAAGCGTAGTGACTTATTCAGATTGGTAGATTTAGAGGTCGTAGAATTGATCGAAGGGACGGTAAGCTTCATAGCAGAGGTGGAGAAATGGAGGGAGAGAGAATACAGGGAGAAATGGCTGAGCGAATTCGAGACGAAATACGCATTCCCCATTAGCTTCCCAACAGGGTTTAAGATAGTTGCGGGGTTTAAGGAGAAGCTGAAGAACTGGCAGCGCCTTTCCTACCTGAAGCCTTACGAAAGGATGGAAAGCATCAGTGTTCGTGTTCGCACGTGCGGAGGAGTCGAGAGGTACGAGAAGCGCGCGGTCGGAATCATCCACGAGCTCCTGACCTTGACCGAGGAGAAGATGATGGACATGGAGAGATTGGCGCATTTTAGAAAGGATCTCGGGATTGTGGTTAACGTGCGCGAGCTCCTTTTGAAGCATCCCGGGATTTTCTACTTGGCTACTAAAGGCAAGAGTCAAATTGTGTTTCTTAGAGAAGCTTACAAGGGAGATTGTTTGGTTGAGGCAAATGCAGTTTATGATGTTCGAAGACGGATGTTGGAGCTTATGTTGTTGGGTTGTCGTAATACGACGAAATtgaaagatgaagatgaagacaGAGAAGCCGAATGGCGCGGAGATGATGAAGTTGTTCATCAGAATCAGAATGGAAGAACACCTGCGAAAGATGGTGATTTTGTCATTCCCATCTTGCAGAATTACTTCAAATGA